The DNA region GTAGAGGTGAAGGGCGTGACTTTCAAGGTATTCACCTACGACGAGGAGTTTCCTGAGGAGCTCTATCTCCGGTGTTACCTTAACCCCAAAGGCATCCTCAACGGCAAGGCTTGAGGCAAGCCTGTGAGAAACGTAACAGATACCGCAGATACGGGAAACTATCTTTGGAATTTCGCTGTAGAGCCTTTCTCTCGTTATAAATTCAAAGAAACGGGGTCCTTCGGTGAAACGGAGCTTTATCTCCTTTAACATTTCATTTTCAATAACTATGTTTACAGCTCCGTGTCCCTCAACTCTCGTTAAGTGGTTTATATTAAGCTCCCTTTTCATTTTCTACTACCCCTTCTGAAAGCTTGATTTCCTTAGACTGGTAGCCCCTAAAGACCTTCAGGAACTTCACAGCATCTCCAGTTGAAAGGCCGTTTTTCTTGAGAATCTCCACCATCTCCTCAAAGTTGGGGAAGTCACAGTTACCTCTACAACCCTGACAGCCAACCCCTGAAGCTGTGCAGGGAGCTCCACATCCGGCAAACGTAACTGGCCCCTGACAGGGAATACCCTTTAGTGTTAGGCACTCAGTCTCGGAGAGCTTACACTCGTGGCAAACCGGAATCTTCGGGAAGAAGGGTTTCACGCCGTTAAGAATGGAGGCAACTGCGTAAACAAACTGCCTCTTGTCAAGGGGACACCCGGGGAGCTCGTAGTCCACCTTTACAACTTCCGAAACTGCACGGGGTTTTTGAACCTTTACGGGGAGCTCCTTCCTGCCGTAAACTGCAAGGAGCATCTCTTCTAAGGAAGCCTCGTCGTTCCTCTGGGACTGAACTCCCCCGTAACAGGCACAGCTTCCAACAGCCACGAGAAACTTAGCCCTCTCCCTCCCCTCTTTAACCTTCCTCTCGTCCTCCTCTGTAGTAACCGAACCCTCAACAAAGAGAATCTCAAACTCCCCGAAGCTATTGTTGTCCTGAGCAAGGGGGAAGTAGGATATCTCCACCTTCTCAATAAGGCGGTAAATGGCTTCCTCGCAGTTGAGTATCTCGCACTGACAACCAGAGCACCCGGTAAGTCCCATTATTCCTATCTTCACCATCAGATCATCTCCGGAAGGTTTTTGGTATCCCAGAGCGGAAAGATTGGTCCGTCAACGCAGGCATACTTGTAGCCTATCTGACAGTGGCCACATTTACCGATTCCACACTCCATCTTCCTCTCAAGAGAAACGAAAACTTGACTTTCCGGGTAGCCGTTTTTTAGGAGCTCCTTACCTATGAACCTGTAGGCAACTGGAGGACCGCATACGGCAACGTAAGTTTCCGTAGGGTCAAGGTCTACTTCGGGAATGAGCTCCGTTAAAAGTCCCTGTCTATCTGTCCACTGCCTATCCTCTTCAGTTTCAATCCTGTCAAGTATGTAGAGACACTTAACGTCATCCCTTTCACGGAGTCTCTTGAGCTCCTCCTTGTAGAGGACGCTCTCGTAGTTCCTCGTTCCGTAGAGGACGTAAACCTCCTTGTAGAGGTGGCGACGGTCAAGGATGTACCAGATGAGGGAACGTAGAGGA from Phorcysia thermohydrogeniphila includes:
- a CDS encoding NADH:ubiquinone oxidoreductase; translated protein: MVKIGIMGLTGCSGCQCEILNCEEAIYRLIEKVEISYFPLAQDNNSFGEFEILFVEGSVTTEEDERKVKEGRERAKFLVAVGSCACYGGVQSQRNDEASLEEMLLAVYGRKELPVKVQKPRAVSEVVKVDYELPGCPLDKRQFVYAVASILNGVKPFFPKIPVCHECKLSETECLTLKGIPCQGPVTFAGCGAPCTASGVGCQGCRGNCDFPNFEEMVEILKKNGLSTGDAVKFLKVFRGYQSKEIKLSEGVVENEKGA
- a CDS encoding FAD/NAD(P)-binding protein — encoded protein: MKKSLEKLLNKPLPGDPLLPHKALITDVEELAPDHKKFSFTFLDEKLNSSWNHIPGQFVMITVPKAGEIPISICSSPTRRGTIELTVRKVGRKTEVLHRLKPGDLVAIRGPYGNGFPVEIMEGHNVLIIAGGLGIAPLRSLIWYILDRRHLYKEVYVLYGTRNYESVLYKEELKRLRERDDVKCLYILDRIETEEDRQWTDRQGLLTELIPEVDLDPTETYVAVCGPPVAYRFIGKELLKNGYPESQVFVSLERKMECGIGKCGHCQIGYKYACVDGPIFPLWDTKNLPEMI